A window of the Penaeus monodon isolate SGIC_2016 chromosome 11, NSTDA_Pmon_1, whole genome shotgun sequence genome harbors these coding sequences:
- the LOC119578986 gene encoding uncharacterized protein LOC119578986: protein MNMFQRALIVVLSVLVFAFSVAAQIEIGRGPNSLPGFRSRLGHRLNQLRVAAGREPGILQLQSQRSAIDLHHLPHFYKYGRLGLLRPHHDDRFWHDFDIHGFTRYG from the exons atGAACATGTTTCAAAGAGCGTTGATCGTCGTGCTCTCCGTGCTGGTGTTCGCGTTTTCCGTCGCGGCGCAGATCGAAATTGGCCGGGGACCCAACTCACTACCAGGTTTCAGGAGCAGACTTGGACACAGG CTGAATCAACTGAGGGTGGCGGCCGGGCGCGAACCCGGGATCTTACAATTACAAAGCCAGCGCTCTGCCATTGATCTACATCACCTCcctcatttttataaatat gGGAGACTTGGTCTTTTGAGGCCTCACCATGACGACCGTTTCTGGCACGACTTTGACATCCATGGTTTCACTAG ATACGGATAA